From one Oncorhynchus clarkii lewisi isolate Uvic-CL-2024 chromosome 6, UVic_Ocla_1.0, whole genome shotgun sequence genomic stretch:
- the LOC139410682 gene encoding unconventional myosin-Ih isoform X2, which yields MEGALTARDRVGIQDFVLLDTHTSETAFLGNLKKRFSEDLIYTYIGTLLVSVNPYKELDIYSKKQMDIYMGVNFFELPPHIYALADNAYHTMMAEANNHFILISGESGAGKTEASKKILQYYAVSCPSTTLLDSVRDRMLVSNPVLEAFGNAKTLKNDNSSRFGKYMDIQFDIQGDAVGGHILSYLLEKSRVVHQNHGERNFHIFYQLVEGGEEDLLHQLGLESNCQHYSYLVQDECANVTSINDMNDWKTVRNALSVIDFDESDIQHLFGIIASVLHLGNVQFEADSKGYATLNKNTELRWVSTLLGINVQVLQEGLTYRKIEAKTDEVLSPFTVDHAIYARNALAKAIYGRTFTWLVNKINDSMENKDPSRKTVIGLLDIYGFEVFYVNSFEQFCINYCNEKLQQLFIQLTLKSEQEEYEAEGIGWEPVQFFNNKIICDLVEEKHLGIISVLDEECLRPGEATDFTFLEKLEEKMGSHPHFITHKLSDKKIRKTLDRGDFRLLHYAGEVTYGVVGFIDKNNDMLYRNIKDVMRQSKNAIVRECFASTESDSRRRPETVASQFKSSLLGLTDILMSKEPWYVRCLKSNESKQPGRFDDVLVRHQVKYLGLMEHLRVRRAGFAYRRRYELFLQRYKPLCPATWPHWRGVAAEGVEVLVQHLGYLPDEYKMGRTKIFIRHPRTLFATEDAFEVCKHKLASRIQAQYKGYRQKGEFRRQKEAATKIETCWRGVQARKEKERRQWAVKVIKKFIKGYMTRGEAKTTDNSEYLAFVRQNYLNRLKDNLPKTVLDKISWLTPPPVLTEASAILRQLHMRVMVTRYVRGITAQQKAQLQLKGITSVIFKDKKDSYPQSVSQPFVDTRISEQDINMKVLQIIRHERIKYSVPVVKYDRNGFKPRPRQLILTQTAAYVVDEAKIKQKVQYTTLKGVSVSTLSDTIIIFHITSEDVKQKGDLVIQCDHLFEVLTKLSVVANKQSAINVVQGSISFQIQVGKEGIVDFSSGQESMVYKDKNGHLMVVSTRTKAR from the exons ATGGAGGGGGCTCTGACCGCCCGAGACCGCGTGGGGATCCAGGACTTTGTCCTGTTGGACACCCATACCAGCGAGACTGCTTTCCTAGGCAACCTGAAAAAACGCTTCAGTGAGGACCTAATTTAT ACCTATATAGGCACTCTGCTAGTGTCTGTGAACCCCTACAAGGAGTTGGATATCTACAGTAAAAAACAGATGGATATATACATGGGCGTCAACTTTTTTGAGCTTCCACCACATAT TTATGCCCTGGCGGACAACGCCTACCACACCATGATGGCTGAGGCCAACAACCACTTCATCCTCATCTCTGGGGAGAGTGGTGCCGGCAAGACCGAGGCTTCCAAGAAGATCCTACAGTACTATGCTGTGAGCTGCCCCAGTACCACCCTACTGGACAGTGTCAGGGACCGGATGCTGGTGTCCAACCCTGTGCTAGAG GCTTTCGGCAACGCCAAAACACTGAAGAATGACAACTCTAGTCGCTTTGGAAAGTACATGGATATCCAGTTTGACATCCAG GGGGATGCCGTGGGGGGCCATATCCTGAGCTACCTGCTGGAGAAGTCCCGAGTGGTCCACCAGAACCACGGAGAGAGGAACTTCCACATCTTCTACCAGctggtggagggaggggaggaagaccTGCTGCATCAGCTAGGCCTCGAGAGCAACTGCCAGCACTACAGTTACTTGGTGCAA GACGAGTGTGCCAATGTGACTTCGATCAATGACATGAACGACTGGAAGACGGTGAGAAACGCCCTGTCCGTCATCGACTTTGACGAGAGTGATATACAA CACCTATTTGGGATCATAGCAAGCGTCCTCCACTTAGGGAATGTGCAGTTTGAAGCTGACAGCAAAGGCTACGCCACGTTGAACAAGAACACAGAACTCCGCTGGGTGTCAACA TTGCTGGGAATTAACGTTCAAGTACTGCAGGAGGGGCTGACATACAGGAAGATTGAGGCCAAAACAgatgag GTGCTCAGCCCGTTCACTGTGGACCATGCCATCTATGCCAGAAATGCCCTGGCCAAAGCCATCTATGGACGCACCTTTACCTGGCTGGTCAATAAGATCAATGATTCCATGGAGAATAAG GACCCGTCAAGGAAGACGGTTATTGGTCTCCTTGACATATATGGCTTTGAGGTTTTCTATGTCAACAG TTTTGAGCAGTTCTGTATAAACTACTGCAACGAGAAACTGCAGCAGCTTTTTATCCAGCTGACCTTGAAGTCGGAGCAGGAGGAATACGAGGCAGAGGGCATTGGG TGGGAGCCTGTCCAGTTCTTCAACAATAAGATTATCTGTGACTTAGTGGAGGAGAAACATCTGGGCATCATTTCAGTACTG GATGAAGAATGCCTGAGGCCTGGAGAGGCCACTGACTTCACATTTCTGGAGAAGCTTGAGGAGAAAATGGGCAGTCACCCTCATTTCATCAC GCACAAGTTGTCTGACAAGAAGATACGTAAGACGCTGGATCGGGGCGACTTTCGCCTTCTGCATTATGCTGGGGAGGTCACCTATGGCGTTGTGG GGTTCATCGACAAAAACAATGACATGTTATACAGAAACATCAAAGAT GTGATGCGGCAGTCAAAAAATGCCATAGTCAGAGAGTGCTTTGCTTCCACAGAGTCAGATAGCAGGCGGCGACCAGAGACG GTTGCTAGCCAGTTTAAGAGCAGTCTGCTGGGACTGACAGACATCCTCATGTCTAAGGAGCCCTGGTATGTGCGCTGCCTCAAATCCAACGAGTCCAAACAGCCAG GTCGTTTTGACGACGTGCTGGTTCGGCACCAAGTGAAGTACCTGGGGCTGATGGAACACCTTAGGGTCAGACGGGCAGGTTTTGCATACCGACGCCGCTACGAGTTGTTTCTGCAGAG ATACAAGCCCCTATGCCCAGCCACCTGGCCCCATTGGAGAGGAGTGGCTGCAGAAGGAGTGGAAGTGCTGGTGCAGCACCTGGGATACCTGCCAGATGAGTACAAAATGGGCAG AACCAAGATATTTATCCGCCACCCCAGGACACTTTTTGCCACAGAAGATGCCTTCGAGGTCTGCAAACATAAACTTG CATCAAGGATTCAGGCCCAGTACAAGGGATACCGGCAAAAAGGAGAATTCAGAAGACAGAAAGAAGCTG CCACCAAGATTGAGACTTGCTGGAGAGGAGTTCAAGccaggaaagagaaagagaggagacaatGGGCTGTCAAGGTCATCAAGAA GTTTATTAAAGGATACATGACCAGAGGGGAGGCAAAGACTACTGATAACTCTGAATACCTGGCCTTTGTCAGACAGAACTACCTCAACAGGCTGAAAGACAATCTCCCAAAAACAGTTCTGGATAAAATCAGCTGGCTAACCCCTCCACCTGTATTGACTGAG GCCTCAGCGATCCTGCGTCAGCTCCACATGCGTGTCATGGTGACGAGGTACGTCAGAGGGATCACTGCACAACAGAAAGCACAG CTTCAACTCAAGGGGATCACCAGTGTTATCTTCAAGGACAAGAAGGACAGCTACCCTCAGAGTGTCTCCCAACCCTTTGTGGACACCAGGATCA GTGAACAGGACATCAATATGAAGGTCCTGCAGATAATTCGCCATGAACGCATCAAG taTAGCGTACCAGTGGTGAAGTATGACAGGAATGGGTTTAAACCCCGACCTCGGCAGCTCATCCTTACACAGACGGCTGCCTATGTGGTGGACGAGGCCAAGATCAAACAGAAAGTGCAGTACACTACTCTGAAAG GTGTGTCTGTCAGTACCTTGAGTGACACCATCATCATTTTCCATATTACAAGTGAAGACGTTAAACAGAAG GGGGACCTGGTCATCCAGTGTGACCACCTGTTTGAAGTGTTGACCAAACTCAGTGTGGTTGCCAACAAGCAGAGCGCTATCAACGTGGTCCAGGGCAG CATCTCGTTTCAGATACAGGTGGGGAAAGAGGGTATTGTGGACTTCAGCAGTGGCCAGGAGTCCATGGTGTACAAGGACAAGAATGGACACCTCATGGTG GTATCCACTCGGACCAAGGCTCGGTGA
- the LOC139410682 gene encoding unconventional myosin-Ih isoform X1 yields MEGALTARDRVGIQDFVLLDTHTSETAFLGNLKKRFSEDLIYTYIGTLLVSVNPYKELDIYSKKQMDIYMGVNFFELPPHIYALADNAYHTMMAEANNHFILISGESGAGKTEASKKILQYYAVSCPSTTLLDSVRDRMLVSNPVLEAFGNAKTLKNDNSSRFGKYMDIQFDIQGDAVGGHILSYLLEKSRVVHQNHGERNFHIFYQLVEGGEEDLLHQLGLESNCQHYSYLVQDECANVTSINDMNDWKTVRNALSVIDFDESDIQHLFGIIASVLHLGNVQFEADSKGYATLNKNTELRWVSTLLGINVQVLQEGLTYRKIEAKTDEVLSPFTVDHAIYARNALAKAIYGRTFTWLVNKINDSMENKDPSRKTVIGLLDIYGFEVFYVNSFEQFCINYCNEKLQQLFIQLTLKSEQEEYEAEGIGWEPVQFFNNKIICDLVEEKHLGIISVLDEECLRPGEATDFTFLEKLEEKMGSHPHFITHKLSDKKIRKTLDRGDFRLLHYAGEVTYGVVGFIDKNNDMLYRNIKDVMRQSKNAIVRECFASTESDSRRRPETVASQFKSSLLGLTDILMSKEPWYVRCLKSNESKQPGERSSDLHHVHNIITSWWYFQTSICQLCFMKQFLLQSLSLFFPFVYFSPPLFFGTYTNTHATGRFDDVLVRHQVKYLGLMEHLRVRRAGFAYRRRYELFLQRYKPLCPATWPHWRGVAAEGVEVLVQHLGYLPDEYKMGRTKIFIRHPRTLFATEDAFEVCKHKLASRIQAQYKGYRQKGEFRRQKEAATKIETCWRGVQARKEKERRQWAVKVIKKFIKGYMTRGEAKTTDNSEYLAFVRQNYLNRLKDNLPKTVLDKISWLTPPPVLTEASAILRQLHMRVMVTRYVRGITAQQKAQLQLKGITSVIFKDKKDSYPQSVSQPFVDTRISEQDINMKVLQIIRHERIKYSVPVVKYDRNGFKPRPRQLILTQTAAYVVDEAKIKQKVQYTTLKGVSVSTLSDTIIIFHITSEDVKQKGDLVIQCDHLFEVLTKLSVVANKQSAINVVQGSISFQIQVGKEGIVDFSSGQESMVYKDKNGHLMVVSTRTKAR; encoded by the exons ATGGAGGGGGCTCTGACCGCCCGAGACCGCGTGGGGATCCAGGACTTTGTCCTGTTGGACACCCATACCAGCGAGACTGCTTTCCTAGGCAACCTGAAAAAACGCTTCAGTGAGGACCTAATTTAT ACCTATATAGGCACTCTGCTAGTGTCTGTGAACCCCTACAAGGAGTTGGATATCTACAGTAAAAAACAGATGGATATATACATGGGCGTCAACTTTTTTGAGCTTCCACCACATAT TTATGCCCTGGCGGACAACGCCTACCACACCATGATGGCTGAGGCCAACAACCACTTCATCCTCATCTCTGGGGAGAGTGGTGCCGGCAAGACCGAGGCTTCCAAGAAGATCCTACAGTACTATGCTGTGAGCTGCCCCAGTACCACCCTACTGGACAGTGTCAGGGACCGGATGCTGGTGTCCAACCCTGTGCTAGAG GCTTTCGGCAACGCCAAAACACTGAAGAATGACAACTCTAGTCGCTTTGGAAAGTACATGGATATCCAGTTTGACATCCAG GGGGATGCCGTGGGGGGCCATATCCTGAGCTACCTGCTGGAGAAGTCCCGAGTGGTCCACCAGAACCACGGAGAGAGGAACTTCCACATCTTCTACCAGctggtggagggaggggaggaagaccTGCTGCATCAGCTAGGCCTCGAGAGCAACTGCCAGCACTACAGTTACTTGGTGCAA GACGAGTGTGCCAATGTGACTTCGATCAATGACATGAACGACTGGAAGACGGTGAGAAACGCCCTGTCCGTCATCGACTTTGACGAGAGTGATATACAA CACCTATTTGGGATCATAGCAAGCGTCCTCCACTTAGGGAATGTGCAGTTTGAAGCTGACAGCAAAGGCTACGCCACGTTGAACAAGAACACAGAACTCCGCTGGGTGTCAACA TTGCTGGGAATTAACGTTCAAGTACTGCAGGAGGGGCTGACATACAGGAAGATTGAGGCCAAAACAgatgag GTGCTCAGCCCGTTCACTGTGGACCATGCCATCTATGCCAGAAATGCCCTGGCCAAAGCCATCTATGGACGCACCTTTACCTGGCTGGTCAATAAGATCAATGATTCCATGGAGAATAAG GACCCGTCAAGGAAGACGGTTATTGGTCTCCTTGACATATATGGCTTTGAGGTTTTCTATGTCAACAG TTTTGAGCAGTTCTGTATAAACTACTGCAACGAGAAACTGCAGCAGCTTTTTATCCAGCTGACCTTGAAGTCGGAGCAGGAGGAATACGAGGCAGAGGGCATTGGG TGGGAGCCTGTCCAGTTCTTCAACAATAAGATTATCTGTGACTTAGTGGAGGAGAAACATCTGGGCATCATTTCAGTACTG GATGAAGAATGCCTGAGGCCTGGAGAGGCCACTGACTTCACATTTCTGGAGAAGCTTGAGGAGAAAATGGGCAGTCACCCTCATTTCATCAC GCACAAGTTGTCTGACAAGAAGATACGTAAGACGCTGGATCGGGGCGACTTTCGCCTTCTGCATTATGCTGGGGAGGTCACCTATGGCGTTGTGG GGTTCATCGACAAAAACAATGACATGTTATACAGAAACATCAAAGAT GTGATGCGGCAGTCAAAAAATGCCATAGTCAGAGAGTGCTTTGCTTCCACAGAGTCAGATAGCAGGCGGCGACCAGAGACG GTTGCTAGCCAGTTTAAGAGCAGTCTGCTGGGACTGACAGACATCCTCATGTCTAAGGAGCCCTGGTATGTGCGCTGCCTCAAATCCAACGAGTCCAAACAGCCAGGTGAGAGATCCTCTGACCTCCACCACGTGCACAATATCATCACCAGCTGGTGGTACTTCCAAACTTCAATCTGTCAACTGTGTTTTATGAAGCAatttctccttcagtctctctctctctttttcccctttgtgtatttttctccccctcttttttttggcacgtacacaaacacacatgctacAGGTCGTTTTGACGACGTGCTGGTTCGGCACCAAGTGAAGTACCTGGGGCTGATGGAACACCTTAGGGTCAGACGGGCAGGTTTTGCATACCGACGCCGCTACGAGTTGTTTCTGCAGAG ATACAAGCCCCTATGCCCAGCCACCTGGCCCCATTGGAGAGGAGTGGCTGCAGAAGGAGTGGAAGTGCTGGTGCAGCACCTGGGATACCTGCCAGATGAGTACAAAATGGGCAG AACCAAGATATTTATCCGCCACCCCAGGACACTTTTTGCCACAGAAGATGCCTTCGAGGTCTGCAAACATAAACTTG CATCAAGGATTCAGGCCCAGTACAAGGGATACCGGCAAAAAGGAGAATTCAGAAGACAGAAAGAAGCTG CCACCAAGATTGAGACTTGCTGGAGAGGAGTTCAAGccaggaaagagaaagagaggagacaatGGGCTGTCAAGGTCATCAAGAA GTTTATTAAAGGATACATGACCAGAGGGGAGGCAAAGACTACTGATAACTCTGAATACCTGGCCTTTGTCAGACAGAACTACCTCAACAGGCTGAAAGACAATCTCCCAAAAACAGTTCTGGATAAAATCAGCTGGCTAACCCCTCCACCTGTATTGACTGAG GCCTCAGCGATCCTGCGTCAGCTCCACATGCGTGTCATGGTGACGAGGTACGTCAGAGGGATCACTGCACAACAGAAAGCACAG CTTCAACTCAAGGGGATCACCAGTGTTATCTTCAAGGACAAGAAGGACAGCTACCCTCAGAGTGTCTCCCAACCCTTTGTGGACACCAGGATCA GTGAACAGGACATCAATATGAAGGTCCTGCAGATAATTCGCCATGAACGCATCAAG taTAGCGTACCAGTGGTGAAGTATGACAGGAATGGGTTTAAACCCCGACCTCGGCAGCTCATCCTTACACAGACGGCTGCCTATGTGGTGGACGAGGCCAAGATCAAACAGAAAGTGCAGTACACTACTCTGAAAG GTGTGTCTGTCAGTACCTTGAGTGACACCATCATCATTTTCCATATTACAAGTGAAGACGTTAAACAGAAG GGGGACCTGGTCATCCAGTGTGACCACCTGTTTGAAGTGTTGACCAAACTCAGTGTGGTTGCCAACAAGCAGAGCGCTATCAACGTGGTCCAGGGCAG CATCTCGTTTCAGATACAGGTGGGGAAAGAGGGTATTGTGGACTTCAGCAGTGGCCAGGAGTCCATGGTGTACAAGGACAAGAATGGACACCTCATGGTG GTATCCACTCGGACCAAGGCTCGGTGA
- the LOC139410683 gene encoding BTB/POZ domain-containing adapter for CUL3-mediated RhoA degradation protein 3 produces MEEMSGESVVSSAVPAATTRTTSFKGSSPSSKYVKLNVGGALYYTTMQTLTKQDTMLKAMFSGRMEVLTDSEGWILIDRCGKHFGTILNYLRDGAVPLPESRRETEELMAEAKYYLVQGLADECQAALQNKESYEPFCKVPLVTSLKEEQRLIATSNKPTVKLLYNRSNNKYSYTSNSDDNMLKNIELFDKLSLRFNNRVLFIKDVIGDEICCWSFYGQGRKIAEVCCTSIVYATEKKQTKVEFPEARIYEETLNILLYESQDGRGPDNALLEATGGAAGRSHHLDEDEERIDRVRRIHVKRPDDRTHHHQ; encoded by the exons ATG GAAGAGATGTCAGGAGAGAGCGTGGTGAGCTCGGCAGTGCCGGCGGCTACAACCCGGACCACCTCCTTCAAGGGCTCCAGTCCCAGCTCCAAGTATGTGAAGCTAAACGTGGGCGGGGCGCTTTACTACACCACCATGCAGACCCTCACCAAGCAGGACACCATGCTCAAGGCCATGTTCAGCGGCAGGATGGAAGTCCTCACAGACAGTGAAG GCTGGATCCTGATTGACCGGTGTGGGAAACACTTTGGGACGATTCTGAACTACCTTAGAGACGGGGCTGTGCCGCTCCCAGAGAGTCGTCGGGAGACTGAGGAGCTGATGGCTGAGGCCAAATACTATCTGGTCCAAGGCCTGGCTGATGAGTGTCAGGCTGCCCTGCAG AACAAAGAGTCATACGAGCCGTTCTGTAAAGTTCCTCTGGTGACATCATTGAAGGAAGAACAGAGACTCATCGCCACCTCTAATAAG CCCACTGTCAAACTCTTATACAACAGAAGCAACAACAAATACTCCTACACCAG TAACTCTGACGACAACATGCTGAAGAACATTGAGCTGTTTGACAAGCTGTCGCTGCGCTTCAACAACCGTGTGCTCTTCATCAAGGATGTGATCGGCGACGAGATCTGCTGCTGGTCCTTCTACGGCCAGGGACGCAAGATCGCTGAGGTGTGCTGCACCTCAATCGTCTACGCCACAGAGAAGAAGCAGACCAAg GTGGAATTCCCTGAGGCACGAATCTACGAGGAGACCCTCAACATCCTGCTGTATGAGTCCCAGGATGGGAGGGGTCCTGACAACGCTCTGCTGGAGGCTACAGGGGGTGCCGCTGGCCGCTCGCACCACCTGGACGAGGACGAGGAGCGCATTGACAGGGTCCGTAGGATCCACGTCAAGCGGCCCGATGATCGCACACACCACCACCAGTAA